A window of the Bacteriovorax sp. PP10 genome harbors these coding sequences:
- a CDS encoding twitch domain-containing radical SAM protein yields MINKQKLDSIKNAPNGFCLAKWYQVTIDLSRGYTHSCHHPMRHKIPVEEIIKDPSALHNTHFKMLQRKLMLDGIRPPECDYCWKIEDTAGDHLSDRFIKSTDNWAYDLLDETLKSPWDKKISPTYVEVIFSSDCNLNCAYCMADVSSSIESEMQKFGPYPVTSNQHRMPREKAIKENNPYVTAFWLWFPEMVKTLRVFRITGGEPLLSKETFKVLDYLIDHPAPNLSLAINTNLSYSSTQLQKLISQVKVLFAHKAIKAFSIYTSLDGFDDQASYIRKGLDLNKFKANISLITDSLPESEIILMCTYNILSITSFKDLLDWIVEQKNAGKRITLDISYLKEPEYLRANLADDSLKSKMNDDLEYMKTLKQFSQYEINKYDRIVSWVNTKTADPFKFVYQADFYTFINEFDKRFKSNFSALFPGHKKFYRSCMKSYLWKKIYSLGNK; encoded by the coding sequence ATGATTAACAAACAGAAACTTGATTCAATTAAAAATGCGCCTAATGGATTCTGCTTGGCAAAGTGGTATCAGGTTACAATTGACCTGAGTCGTGGTTATACCCACAGTTGTCATCATCCAATGAGACACAAAATTCCTGTTGAAGAAATTATTAAAGACCCATCTGCTCTTCATAATACACACTTCAAAATGCTCCAAAGAAAATTAATGCTCGATGGTATTCGTCCACCAGAGTGTGACTATTGTTGGAAAATTGAAGACACAGCAGGCGATCACTTGTCTGACAGATTTATTAAATCTACCGATAATTGGGCCTATGATCTCTTAGATGAAACCCTCAAGTCACCATGGGATAAAAAAATATCTCCAACTTATGTCGAAGTTATTTTCAGCTCAGATTGCAATTTAAATTGTGCTTACTGCATGGCCGATGTTAGCTCGTCCATTGAAAGCGAAATGCAAAAATTTGGTCCATATCCGGTGACTTCTAATCAACATCGTATGCCCAGAGAAAAGGCCATTAAAGAAAATAATCCCTATGTAACAGCTTTCTGGTTATGGTTTCCAGAGATGGTCAAGACTTTAAGAGTTTTCCGAATTACTGGTGGAGAACCTCTTCTATCTAAAGAGACTTTTAAAGTTCTGGATTATTTAATAGATCATCCAGCTCCCAATCTCTCTCTTGCAATAAATACTAATTTAAGTTATTCCTCAACCCAATTACAAAAATTAATATCACAGGTAAAAGTTTTATTCGCACACAAGGCGATCAAAGCTTTTTCAATTTATACCAGCCTTGATGGTTTCGACGATCAAGCATCTTATATTCGCAAAGGGCTCGATTTAAATAAATTTAAAGCTAATATCTCACTAATTACTGACTCATTACCAGAATCCGAAATTATTTTAATGTGTACCTATAACATTCTATCAATTACTTCATTTAAGGATCTACTCGACTGGATTGTTGAACAAAAGAATGCCGGTAAAAGAATCACTCTGGATATTTCTTACCTAAAAGAGCCAGAATACTTACGCGCAAATCTTGCGGACGACTCACTTAAAAGTAAAATGAATGATGATTTAGAATATATGAAAACACTAAAGCAGTTTTCACAATACGAGATCAATAAGTACGACAGAATTGTCAGCTGGGTTAACACTAAAACTGCTGATCCGTTCAAATTTGTCTATCAGGCTGATTTCTACACTTTTATAAATGAATTTGATAAGAGATTTAAGTCAAATTTTTCGGCCTTATTTCCCGGCCATAAAAAATTCTATAGATCATGCATGAAAAGTTACTTATGGAAGAAGATTTATTCTTTGGGCAACAAATAA
- the meaB gene encoding methylmalonyl Co-A mutase-associated GTPase MeaB — MIDINNLIKGDRRTLAKAITLLESTKDSDRIEASELLDQALPHTGKSFRLGITGVPGVGKSSFIEAFGQFLIAKGHKVAVLAVDPSSPINGGSIMGDKTRMEKLSQEPNAFIRPSPTSGSLGGVSHKTREAALLCEAAGFDFILIETVGVGQSEYEVHSMVDFFAILMLPNAGDELQGIKRGILELADLIIVNKADGNMKQMAKAAVQQYSGALELLTSVSLWKPKVVTSSSVEKIGISEIYDILTEYKNTSNIVDQIKEKRSDQNKDWFNKLIHELIELKINSKLEFKKQKADLEKDVATSKTSPLKAAHKLVDTILFKEK, encoded by the coding sequence ATGATCGACATCAACAATCTTATTAAAGGCGATAGAAGAACCTTAGCAAAGGCCATCACACTTCTTGAATCAACAAAAGATAGTGATCGAATCGAAGCGAGTGAATTATTAGATCAGGCCTTACCTCACACAGGTAAGAGCTTCCGTCTCGGCATCACAGGTGTCCCAGGTGTAGGTAAATCAAGCTTCATCGAGGCCTTCGGACAATTCCTAATCGCAAAAGGCCACAAGGTCGCAGTTCTTGCTGTAGACCCAAGTTCACCAATAAACGGTGGAAGCATCATGGGTGATAAAACACGCATGGAAAAACTCTCTCAAGAACCAAACGCATTCATCCGCCCCTCTCCTACATCAGGATCCCTTGGCGGAGTTTCACATAAAACCAGAGAAGCTGCTCTTCTATGTGAAGCAGCTGGATTTGATTTCATCCTCATCGAAACTGTCGGTGTCGGACAATCAGAATACGAAGTCCATAGTATGGTCGATTTTTTCGCCATTCTTATGCTTCCAAATGCCGGAGACGAACTTCAAGGAATCAAACGCGGAATTCTCGAACTCGCAGACCTCATCATCGTCAATAAAGCAGACGGAAATATGAAACAGATGGCAAAGGCCGCTGTTCAACAATACTCAGGCGCTCTTGAATTATTAACATCAGTTTCCCTATGGAAACCCAAAGTTGTAACAAGCTCATCTGTCGAAAAGATTGGAATCAGCGAAATCTACGACATCCTGACTGAGTATAAAAATACTTCTAATATCGTAGATCAGATAAAAGAGAAGCGCTCAGATCAAAACAAGGACTGGTTCAATAAACTAATCCATGAACTCATCGAATTAAAAATTAATTCAAAACTAGAATTCAAAAAACAAAAAGCTGATTTAGAAAAAGACGTGGCCACATCAAAAACGTCACCACTAAAAGCTGCTCATAAACTAGTCGACACTATTTTATTCAAAGAAAAATAA
- a CDS encoding carbamoyltransferase C-terminal domain-containing protein, whose protein sequence is MQNDDSKKDNLQFLGLGKTKFNSSICLIDENSTELILTERLNRKKNSGLWPELPLKSVYSRLNIQTLKMAENRDVHRPSTIEDIQNTLFPFYDYLQKNELGIFTKHFNPDLPYVPHHLCHAYAALTLSPFEKSVIVVMDGAGTDVGGGEFEECTVYLQNGVNLTQVFQQLVRFTTNSTRSFANRIGGSYETASEFIFNSPNSSGKVMGLASFGTPMEYEEHLQFQENLNWDYSFKGKSKKDWEDLDHTLFKNIAASVQQKLESDYDKIIQLIKMKYPDYENLILTGGCALNCTNNAKLMYQKLFSKIFVPPFPGDECIGFGLAHYLKYQNNRGSWMPVPFENQSAYFGAKASIPQDAAIEREFPLDRFEIKKCNDIIEETARLLNEKYIVAWFQGRSESGPRALGNRSILARPDVAGLKDKLNQSIKFRESFRPYGCSIIQEKAHVYFDIDQNFNNPYMSFAIKVRDEHAELLKEVSHIDGTSRMQTVKIGQNEKFYKLLERFGQKSGLPCLLNTSLNVMDEPIVETIQDVRRFMENTPTDYLVINDYLIKRKS, encoded by the coding sequence ATGCAGAATGACGACTCAAAGAAAGACAATTTGCAGTTTTTGGGCCTTGGAAAAACAAAGTTTAATTCATCGATCTGCTTGATTGATGAAAACAGTACCGAACTCATACTTACCGAAAGACTCAATAGAAAAAAGAACTCTGGTTTATGGCCGGAATTACCTCTGAAATCAGTTTATTCAAGATTAAATATTCAAACATTAAAGATGGCCGAAAATAGAGATGTGCATAGGCCTTCTACTATTGAGGACATTCAAAATACTCTATTTCCTTTTTATGATTATCTTCAGAAAAACGAATTGGGGATTTTTACAAAACATTTTAATCCTGATCTTCCTTATGTTCCTCATCATCTTTGTCATGCTTATGCGGCACTGACGCTTTCACCTTTTGAAAAGTCGGTGATTGTTGTTATGGATGGAGCAGGGACTGATGTTGGTGGTGGAGAGTTTGAAGAGTGTACAGTTTACTTGCAGAATGGTGTGAATCTCACTCAAGTGTTTCAGCAGTTAGTGCGGTTTACGACAAATTCAACTCGTAGTTTTGCCAATAGAATTGGTGGGAGTTATGAGACGGCGTCTGAATTTATTTTTAATTCACCTAACTCTTCTGGAAAAGTTATGGGGCTTGCTTCATTTGGTACGCCGATGGAGTATGAAGAGCATTTACAGTTTCAAGAGAATTTAAATTGGGATTATTCTTTTAAAGGAAAGAGTAAAAAGGATTGGGAGGATTTAGATCATACGCTGTTTAAAAACATAGCGGCTTCGGTTCAGCAGAAACTGGAAAGTGATTATGATAAAATCATTCAATTGATAAAAATGAAGTATCCGGATTATGAGAATTTAATTCTTACTGGTGGATGTGCACTCAACTGTACTAATAATGCCAAATTAATGTACCAAAAACTATTCAGCAAAATTTTTGTTCCTCCATTTCCTGGAGATGAATGTATTGGATTTGGTCTTGCTCATTATTTAAAGTATCAAAATAATCGAGGTAGCTGGATGCCAGTTCCTTTTGAGAATCAGTCTGCCTATTTTGGCGCGAAGGCCTCTATTCCACAAGATGCTGCTATTGAAAGAGAATTTCCTCTGGATCGTTTTGAAATTAAGAAGTGTAACGACATCATTGAAGAAACAGCTAGGCTACTTAATGAAAAATATATCGTGGCCTGGTTTCAAGGAAGAAGTGAATCTGGACCTCGTGCATTGGGAAATAGGAGTATTTTAGCTCGCCCGGATGTAGCTGGGCTCAAAGATAAATTGAATCAAAGTATCAAATTCAGGGAAAGTTTTAGACCTTATGGATGTTCAATTATCCAGGAAAAGGCCCATGTTTATTTTGATATAGATCAAAATTTCAATAATCCCTACATGTCTTTTGCAATTAAGGTTCGTGATGAGCATGCTGAACTACTTAAGGAAGTCAGCCATATTGATGGAACTTCCCGAATGCAAACGGTAAAAATTGGGCAGAATGAAAAATTTTATAAACTTCTTGAGAGATTTGGACAAAAGTCAGGACTGCCATGTCTCTTGAATACTTCGTTGAATGTCATGGATGAGCCTATTGTGGAAACTATTCAGGATGTCAGACGTTTTATGGAAAATACGCCTACGGACTATCTCGTCATAAATGACTATCTGATTAAAAGAAAATCCTAA
- a CDS encoding acetyl-CoA carboxylase biotin carboxylase subunit codes for MSKITSGNKRILIINRGEIAARIAKACRELGHTAVGVWTDNEVQAKHLEVCDEWVRLPGSTNAETYLNIPNILEVCKKYQIDGVHPGYGFLSENTEFSQALVDNGIVWIGPHPEAVRVMGDKAVSKEFAKKVGMPVVPGSTGPVKTIEEAIKIANEIKYPILLKAVAGGGGRGMRTCFNEQDVRNNFEAVGREAASAFKNGDLLVEKFIVNPHHIEVQILADRKGNVFHFFERECSIQRRHQKIVEEAPSPFIGDDEELRQRVCNSAVKLAKAINYDSAGTVELIMGEDKEFYFLEMNTRIQVEHPITEEITGIDLIVCMIQSAFGEDLGIPSQEWIKRTGHAIECRICAEDPITMLPAPGTVTGCETNFPQGTRFDNCLYKGLQVTPDFDPMVGKLVVKGILREVAIRKMRAALDGLLLEGLKTNIPLHKVIMRNEVFINGKYSTNFIATEKPQEQVVTDMNFTSIYKQIAGIEARRMGL; via the coding sequence ATGAGTAAGATTACTTCAGGAAACAAAAGAATTCTTATCATTAACCGTGGAGAGATTGCCGCTCGTATCGCAAAAGCGTGTCGCGAGTTAGGTCACACTGCTGTGGGAGTTTGGACGGATAATGAAGTTCAAGCAAAACACTTAGAAGTTTGTGATGAATGGGTACGTCTTCCAGGTTCTACTAATGCTGAGACTTATTTAAATATTCCAAATATTTTAGAAGTTTGTAAAAAATACCAAATTGATGGTGTTCACCCAGGATACGGATTCTTATCAGAGAACACTGAGTTTTCTCAGGCGCTAGTTGATAATGGAATCGTTTGGATTGGACCGCACCCAGAAGCTGTAAGAGTAATGGGTGATAAAGCTGTTTCAAAAGAATTTGCTAAGAAAGTTGGGATGCCGGTTGTTCCGGGTTCTACTGGGCCAGTAAAAACTATTGAAGAAGCCATCAAGATTGCTAACGAAATTAAATATCCTATTCTACTAAAAGCTGTTGCTGGTGGTGGTGGACGTGGGATGCGTACATGTTTCAATGAGCAAGACGTTAGAAATAACTTCGAAGCTGTTGGAAGAGAAGCTGCATCTGCATTTAAAAACGGTGATCTTCTTGTTGAGAAGTTCATTGTTAATCCACACCATATTGAAGTTCAGATTTTAGCTGATAGAAAAGGCAACGTATTTCACTTTTTCGAAAGAGAATGCTCGATTCAACGTCGCCACCAGAAGATCGTAGAAGAAGCACCGTCGCCATTCATTGGTGATGATGAAGAACTACGTCAGAGAGTTTGTAATTCGGCCGTAAAATTAGCTAAAGCTATTAATTACGATTCAGCAGGAACTGTTGAATTAATTATGGGTGAAGATAAAGAATTTTACTTCTTAGAGATGAACACTCGTATTCAGGTAGAGCATCCGATTACTGAAGAAATCACGGGAATCGATTTGATCGTATGTATGATCCAGTCTGCTTTCGGTGAAGATCTTGGGATTCCTTCACAGGAATGGATTAAGAGAACAGGTCACGCGATTGAATGTCGTATCTGTGCTGAAGATCCAATCACAATGCTTCCAGCTCCAGGAACTGTAACAGGTTGTGAAACGAACTTCCCTCAAGGAACTCGTTTTGATAACTGTCTTTATAAAGGTCTTCAAGTAACTCCAGACTTCGATCCAATGGTTGGAAAGCTGGTTGTTAAAGGGATTTTAAGAGAAGTTGCAATCAGAAAAATGAGAGCTGCTCTTGATGGATTACTTCTGGAAGGGTTGAAGACTAACATTCCTCTTCATAAAGTTATTATGAGAAATGAAGTTTTCATTAACGGTAAATATTCAACTAACTTCATTGCAACTGAGAAACCTCAAGAGCAAGTTGTTACTGATATGAACTTCACTTCAATCTACAAGCAAATTGCCGGGATTGAAGCTAGAAGAATGGGGTTATAA
- the scpA gene encoding methylmalonyl-CoA mutase, translating into MLKDWEKLVEKETKGKKPSDLTWNSPEGIPVKAFYSKADIEKLQYTDTMPGIEPFIRGPKATMYAGRPWTIRQYAGFSTAEESNNFYRKALAAGAQGVSVAFDLATHRGYDSDHPRVSGDVGKAGVAIDSVEDMKILFDGIPLDKVSVSMTMNGAVLPILANYIVAAEEQGVTQDKLSGTIQNDILKEFMVRNTYIFPPAPSMRAIADIFSYTAKNMPKFNSISISGYHMQEAGADAALELAYTIADGKEYIETAIKSGMNIDDFAPRLSFFFGIGMNFYMEIAKLRAARFLWNKVVSKYNPTKEDSKMLRTHCQTSGWSLTEQDPYNNVIRTTIEAMAAVFGGTQSLHTNAFDEAIALPTEFSARIARNTQIIIQEETHITNVVDPWGGSYMMESLTQEMINRAEEIMAEVEQAGGMAKAIETGLPKLNIEKSAAIKQARIDKGLDVIVGVNKHRLQTEDSIETLEIDNHAVRDSQIERLNHLRTHRDDHAVMQALEDLTDYARTGNGNGLDLAIKAARLRASIGEITYALERVWGRYNANSQTVTGVYGKSFEKDENWMKITEDIKSFVERHGRRPRMLVAKMGQDGHDRGAKVIATAFADVGFDIDLAPLFSTPAEVAKQAVENDVHVVGVSSQAAGHKTLIPELMAELKKLGADDIIVVAGGVIPKTDYDFLTKAGVKGIFGPGTVIPVAARDVLAAIEANLTDKK; encoded by the coding sequence ATGCTGAAAGATTGGGAAAAACTCGTAGAAAAAGAAACAAAAGGCAAAAAGCCTTCTGACCTAACATGGAACTCTCCGGAAGGAATTCCTGTTAAAGCTTTCTACTCAAAAGCAGATATAGAGAAATTACAATACACAGATACAATGCCTGGAATTGAGCCATTCATCCGTGGCCCAAAAGCAACAATGTACGCTGGACGTCCTTGGACAATCAGACAGTACGCAGGATTTTCAACTGCAGAAGAATCAAACAACTTTTACCGCAAAGCTTTAGCTGCCGGAGCACAAGGTGTTTCTGTTGCTTTCGATTTAGCGACTCACAGAGGATATGATTCAGATCACCCAAGAGTTTCTGGTGACGTTGGTAAAGCTGGTGTTGCTATCGATTCTGTTGAAGATATGAAAATTCTTTTTGATGGAATTCCATTAGATAAAGTTTCAGTTTCAATGACAATGAATGGGGCCGTCCTTCCAATTCTCGCAAACTATATCGTTGCAGCAGAAGAGCAAGGTGTAACTCAAGATAAACTTTCTGGAACAATCCAAAACGATATCTTAAAAGAGTTCATGGTAAGAAATACTTACATCTTCCCACCAGCTCCATCAATGCGAGCAATCGCAGATATCTTCAGCTACACAGCGAAGAATATGCCAAAATTCAATTCAATTTCTATCTCGGGTTATCATATGCAAGAGGCCGGAGCAGACGCAGCTCTTGAGCTTGCTTACACAATCGCCGATGGAAAAGAGTATATCGAAACAGCAATCAAGTCTGGAATGAACATCGACGACTTCGCTCCAAGACTTTCATTCTTCTTCGGTATCGGAATGAACTTCTACATGGAAATTGCAAAACTTAGAGCTGCTCGATTCCTATGGAATAAAGTTGTTTCAAAATACAATCCAACAAAAGAAGACTCAAAAATGCTCCGCACTCACTGCCAGACATCTGGTTGGTCACTAACAGAGCAAGACCCATACAACAACGTTATCAGAACAACGATTGAAGCTATGGCCGCAGTTTTTGGTGGAACCCAATCTCTTCACACTAATGCTTTTGATGAAGCCATCGCTCTTCCAACAGAATTTTCTGCTAGAATTGCCCGCAACACTCAAATCATTATCCAGGAAGAAACTCACATCACAAATGTAGTTGATCCTTGGGGTGGTTCGTACATGATGGAGTCTCTTACTCAAGAGATGATTAATCGTGCTGAAGAAATCATGGCCGAAGTGGAACAAGCTGGTGGAATGGCAAAAGCTATCGAGACTGGTCTTCCAAAACTTAACATTGAAAAATCAGCAGCCATTAAACAAGCAAGAATTGATAAAGGTTTAGATGTTATCGTTGGTGTAAACAAGCACCGTCTTCAAACAGAAGACTCAATTGAAACATTAGAAATCGATAATCATGCTGTTCGTGATTCACAAATTGAGCGACTAAATCACTTACGCACTCACAGAGATGACCATGCAGTTATGCAAGCTCTGGAAGACCTAACTGACTACGCAAGAACTGGAAACGGTAACGGACTAGATCTAGCGATCAAAGCAGCAAGACTTCGCGCCAGCATCGGAGAAATCACATACGCACTTGAAAGAGTATGGGGCCGCTACAATGCTAACTCGCAAACAGTAACAGGCGTATATGGTAAATCTTTTGAAAAGGATGAGAACTGGATGAAAATCACTGAAGACATTAAATCATTTGTTGAAAGACACGGACGCAGACCAAGAATGCTCGTTGCTAAAATGGGACAAGATGGACACGACCGCGGAGCTAAAGTTATCGCGACAGCTTTTGCTGACGTAGGTTTCGACATCGACCTTGCTCCTCTATTTTCAACACCAGCAGAAGTTGCAAAACAAGCTGTAGAAAACGACGTTCACGTTGTCGGAGTTTCATCTCAAGCAGCAGGACATAAAACGTTAATTCCTGAATTAATGGCAGAACTAAAAAAACTAGGCGCTGACGATATCATCGTAGTTGCTGGTGGAGTTATTCCAAAAACAGATTACGACTTCCTTACAAAAGCAGGCGTAAAAGGAATTTTCGGACCAGGAACAGTTATCCCAGTTGCAGCAAGAGATGTTCTAGCAGCAATCGAAGCTAACCTTACGGATAAAAAATAA
- a CDS encoding glycosyltransferase family 4 protein — translation MKYQKILLISKDEISAWESCKHITSNLAESYFQAFKDQEVVTLKVAEDLSLFQAYAHAEDIKKNKFDLIVWLDHKPNAALMVEALDITFAQYEYEQKPKFLVHLFGDFVLDCNGWEAVEKSIQRYPVHFIAASERQKKLVETFCVTSSSVCSVIPFPVSEQKFNVDNLVGNRKEYREKLNAVDDFVIIYTGRISYQKNVDKLIKIFKSLESALNKKAQLWIIGPWDDILLPYAGIEGLPGSYYLQFSSANPLTEADNQKIKFIGQLNSSELLKAYHAADLFMSLSTFNDEDYGMSVAESLATGLPCLLSDWAGFASFKTYSKDVDLVKVELTNDGPQLNIDEARKKLMKTLLMSESNLEKRAQTSKEAFTELSVGACSEKIKRTVNDINFSGFEKFDPVFYKMCALFKVNPLAPFRAKVAQFLDIYKEIYKAYVS, via the coding sequence ATGAAATATCAAAAGATCTTACTCATTTCTAAGGACGAAATCTCTGCGTGGGAGAGCTGTAAGCATATTACCAGCAATCTTGCTGAGAGCTATTTTCAGGCCTTCAAAGATCAGGAAGTTGTCACTTTAAAAGTGGCGGAAGATCTTTCACTTTTTCAAGCCTACGCACATGCTGAAGACATTAAAAAAAATAAGTTCGATCTGATTGTATGGCTGGATCATAAGCCTAATGCGGCCTTAATGGTTGAGGCCTTGGATATAACTTTTGCTCAGTATGAATATGAGCAAAAACCTAAATTCCTTGTTCACCTGTTTGGTGATTTTGTTCTGGATTGTAATGGGTGGGAAGCGGTTGAGAAATCTATTCAAAGATACCCTGTGCATTTTATTGCTGCTTCAGAACGACAAAAAAAATTAGTGGAAACATTCTGTGTAACTAGTTCATCTGTATGTTCCGTTATTCCGTTTCCAGTTAGTGAGCAAAAATTTAATGTGGATAACCTTGTTGGTAATCGCAAAGAATATCGTGAAAAATTAAATGCTGTAGATGATTTTGTTATCATTTACACTGGCAGAATTTCTTATCAAAAAAATGTAGATAAACTTATAAAGATTTTTAAAAGTCTGGAGAGTGCTTTAAATAAAAAGGCCCAGCTTTGGATCATTGGACCATGGGACGATATTCTTTTGCCATACGCTGGTATTGAAGGCCTACCTGGATCATATTATTTACAATTTAGTAGTGCGAATCCACTAACTGAAGCTGATAATCAAAAAATAAAATTTATCGGTCAGTTAAATTCAAGTGAACTACTAAAAGCGTATCATGCTGCTGATTTATTTATGAGCTTGAGTACGTTTAACGATGAAGATTATGGAATGTCAGTGGCAGAGTCTCTTGCTACTGGACTACCATGTTTATTAAGTGACTGGGCAGGGTTTGCATCCTTTAAGACTTATTCAAAAGATGTAGATCTGGTTAAAGTTGAATTAACTAATGATGGTCCACAACTCAATATTGATGAGGCCAGAAAAAAGCTAATGAAAACTCTTTTGATGTCTGAAAGTAATCTTGAAAAGAGAGCACAGACTTCTAAAGAAGCTTTTACTGAACTGTCGGTTGGTGCTTGTAGTGAAAAAATAAAACGTACTGTGAATGACATTAATTTTTCAGGGTTTGAAAAATTTGACCCTGTCTTTTATAAGATGTGTGCTCTTTTTAAAGTGAATCCACTAGCGCCTTTTAGAGCAAAAGTGGCCCAGTTCTTAGATATATATAAGGAGATTTATAAAGCTTATGTCTCTTGA
- a CDS encoding ABC transporter permease: MSYLRKILTLTYYQMRSRYRKTLAGFIWVIANPIINFSVQALVFKLILKINIDQYPAFLLSGLLPWFFISQSVTALSGSLVGSRDLLLGFKISPMDIIASQVLDNFVNYIVAALFLIITLMTFGLVKISGLQVLLFFANSLVLLPFVFIITGIVSFLHVFYRDVQFVTSFVMNIAFFLTPIFYTIQYVNPEYQWIYNLNIFYPIVALFQDSFHSLNLRAWAKDLVITVGIIITCSGILKLLMTKKMKDFYINV; encoded by the coding sequence ATGAGTTATTTAAGAAAAATTTTAACATTAACTTATTATCAGATGAGATCCAGGTATCGTAAAACGCTTGCTGGATTTATCTGGGTTATCGCTAATCCGATTATCAATTTTTCAGTTCAGGCACTGGTTTTCAAACTTATATTAAAAATTAACATTGATCAGTATCCTGCCTTTTTATTGTCGGGTCTTCTACCTTGGTTTTTTATTTCTCAATCTGTAACTGCCTTGTCGGGAAGTTTAGTTGGATCCAGAGATTTACTATTAGGATTTAAGATCAGTCCTATGGATATTATTGCCAGTCAGGTTTTAGATAATTTTGTTAACTACATCGTTGCGGCCTTATTCCTTATTATTACGCTTATGACTTTTGGTTTGGTGAAAATTTCAGGGCTTCAAGTTTTGTTGTTTTTTGCAAATTCTTTAGTGCTTTTGCCTTTTGTTTTTATTATTACTGGCATCGTAAGTTTTCTGCATGTCTTTTACAGGGACGTTCAGTTTGTTACCAGCTTTGTGATGAATATTGCCTTTTTCCTAACGCCCATTTTTTATACAATCCAATACGTGAACCCTGAGTATCAATGGATTTATAATCTGAATATTTTTTATCCTATCGTGGCCTTATTTCAAGATTCATTTCATAGCTTAAATCTTAGGGCGTGGGCGAAAGATCTTGTGATAACAGTAGGGATAATTATTACTTGTAGTGGCATTTTAAAATTATTAATGACAAAAAAAATGAAGGATTTTTACATCAATGTCTAA
- a CDS encoding biotin/lipoyl-containing protein, translating into MRTYLIDNDKNEYIVDLTKTITHSAEMVEFEFRTIKDQKELNKETIFVRKLADQYFASTDGTRWNKLARQDSPGIMLNVDRVFKLYRGYKPSSLGGGDEGGLFTQMPGKVVKIDCKVGDKVSKGQALLILEAMKMENEIKCGTDGIVKAIHVKVGDALDNGVLMIEVEAE; encoded by the coding sequence ATGAGAACGTATTTAATTGATAACGATAAGAATGAATATATCGTAGATTTAACGAAAACAATCACTCACTCTGCTGAGATGGTTGAATTCGAATTCAGAACGATTAAGGATCAAAAAGAACTTAACAAAGAAACGATCTTTGTTAGAAAACTTGCTGATCAATACTTTGCATCTACTGATGGAACTAGATGGAATAAGCTAGCTCGTCAGGATTCACCGGGGATTATGCTAAACGTGGATAGAGTTTTTAAACTTTACCGCGGTTATAAGCCTTCTTCGCTTGGTGGTGGAGATGAAGGTGGACTATTTACTCAAATGCCTGGAAAAGTTGTTAAAATCGACTGTAAAGTTGGTGACAAAGTTTCTAAGGGACAAGCACTGTTAATTTTAGAAGCTATGAAAATGGAAAACGAAATTAAGTGTGGAACTGATGGGATTGTTAAAGCTATTCACGTTAAGGTCGGAGACGCTCTTGATAATGGTGTTTTAATGATTGAAGTTGAAGCTGAGTAA